From a single Stomoxys calcitrans chromosome 4, idStoCalc2.1, whole genome shotgun sequence genomic region:
- the LOC106087826 gene encoding chorion protein S38, giving the protein MKFFVATLSIALIAMATASGYNAPSNYGQQAAVADTGAAAAAGGNAGNFHHGLGNAADAGASGAAAAADTANTANVAASTYGSNNNLPYAPQNSRGNSISSSITYPNNKGEILIHRPAAIIVKRPPTKVVVNHPPLVVKPAPVVMHKPPAVVLRKVVVKHHPRPVKVEPVYVNVVKPPAEKYFVNEKQQQYTANPAAFAPVNLAPGSFAPAAAGNGAAAAAGNGAAAATADNAHHNGYQLLPGSGNLAALAHLPGYGAHHGANYGANYGSPAYGAPSY; this is encoded by the exons ATGAAATTCTTCGTAGCCACCCTCTCCATTGCATTGATT GCAATGGCTACTGCCTCCGGCTACAATGCACCCAGCAACTATGGCCAACAAGCTGCCGTTGCTGATACCGGTGCCGCTGCCGCCGCCGGCGGTAACGCTGGTAACTTCCACCACGGTCTTGGCAATGCCGCTGATGCTGGCGCTTCCGGTGCCGCCGCTGCCGCTGATACCGCCAACACTGCCAATGTTGCCGCTTCCACCTatggcagcaacaacaaccttCCTTATGCCCCCCAAAACTCCAGAGGCAACAGCATCAGCTCTTCTATCACTTATCCCAACAACAAGGGTGAAATCCTTATCCACCGTCCCGCTGCCATCATTGTCAAGCGTCCACCCACCAAGGTCGTTGTCAACCATCCCCCACTAGTTGTTAAGCCCGCCCCAGTTGTCATGCACAAGCCCCCAGCAGTCGTTTTGCGCAAGGTCGTCGTCAAGCACCACCCCCGCCCAGTCAAGGTTGAACCTGTCTACGTCAATGTTGTCAAGCCCCCAGCAGAGAAATACTTCGTCAAcgagaaacaacaacaatacaccGCCAACCCCGCTGCCTTCGCTCCCGTCAACTTGGCCCCTGGCTCTTTTGCCCCAGCTGCCGCTGGTAATGGTGCTGCCGCTGCTGCCGGTAACGGTGCTGCTGCTGCCACCGCCGATAATGCCCACCACAACGGTTACCAATTGTTGCCCGGTTCCGGTAACTTGGCTGCTTTGGCTCACCTCCCCGGCTATGGTGCTCATCATGGTGCTAACTATGGTGCCAACTACGGTAGCCCCGCCTATGGTGCTCCATCTTATTAA